Genomic window (Drosophila ananassae strain 14024-0371.13 chromosome 3L, ASM1763931v2, whole genome shotgun sequence):
accAATACcaatatagtcagccgatccttagtTTAGCCAAAATAGTTTGGATCCTTAGTTTAGCCGAAATAGTTTGGCATCAAAACGTTTTCAAAATTCTTTTTTGAACTGGCGCTAATCTCAGTGATCTGGACATACGGACAGATGTACGTGGCTGTATCAACACTACTGTTGatgctgatcaagaatatacttTATGAGGTCGGAGATGATTCCTTCTATCTGTTAAATACATTTATGTAACAATACCGTgaatttgaaacaaatttgacctgcgcaacaacaaattttttgTATGTGGAAATTTTGAATCTGTACTCTGAAAGATTTTATAAAGTTTTGGTGGAAACGatgagtaccgggtataatcactaaccatacaacatatgttgtattttttttttgcaacgaaaatactatttttcgtgctattttttaaaacgaaaaaataaatggtAACGTTTTGAATGAACGTTTTGATTCATGAAGATGAGTTATAGTCCCTCAACGTATTAAATATATCTTTATATCCTTCTTCGAGTATTGGGAATGAAAAGTGATCACTCAAGAGTCCGCCCAAAAAAATCAGATACTGTTCACcgtattatttttgattttcccCCACTCCCCCCATTTTTATATTAGAGACCGTAATacttacaattttaaaaattgaaataaaacagGAAATTATGGCTACAGTTTAGTTTTCcgactatatgatacccgcATTATTTCCACCCAaactttaattaaactttCTAATTATATAACTCAAAAAAatgtgttgcatacttttgtatGTTTTGAAATAAACAACTCAAATAAACCAGTAGGGTTTATCAGAATGAAAGGACTGAAAGGACTATAACTACTTCAACAATGCATTGCAATGGTCCGATTTTACTTTCaactccattttttttttagttataaaTTAGGCATTGAAatgtttggcattaaaactttgaAAAGAAAGTGTTTTGAGCTGGagctacaatttttttttaagacttTATAATGAgacttatttttaattttttataataaaatttaattgtcGCGGTTGCCACTGCATACGTTTTAATTCTAAATTTgtatcaaaaaattaataatagaagttatttataaaattgtatttttaaagTTGACAATAAAACACACATATTAGTTAATTTTGTTATAGACACACTTGCTAGGGAAAAGTTTATGGCTTTTGTTGTGTCGCGTAGCAACCAATTgtagttattattattataaaacaTATCtggcatttgaaaaatattcatgAAAATTAATCATTCTGCATAGTTTCAATTTAAAGTACATAATATAAGCCTCAATAAAATGTCGGATTCTGACGATATGGACTCATGTGATTTTGCACATATTTCGGATGCAGACGCTGGAACAGCTCCTGAACCGGAGCAATTGGCACTTCTTCCACCCAATCATCCACTATTGCGCAAATTTCAACAGTCTTTAAAGGAGCATCTTTTACGAACAAAATATGAATTGGAAAACGAAATCGcagaaataaaatatcaaGTTAAACTGAAAGAACAACGGCGAGAAGAGCAGGGGTTGGCGTTATATgatatgcaacaaaaaatgggaTTTCAAGAAGAACAAATTAAGGATATATCTGCAGTTATTGAGAAACATATTCAGAATCGCCAAGTTGAAGAATCAATTGTAACTACGCTAAAAAAAGAATACGacgaaaaaataaagctaGCTAAATGCTTTAAGACTATGTACCAAGAACGAATGGCAGAACTTGAACATTTACAAAGTTTGGGtagtaatataaaaaaatgggCTTTTGATGTCGAAGATGAAGTTAAAAATGCGAAACGTATTGTAAGCAGAGATTCGCAGCTGCAAAACCAGTTATCtcaagaaaaaagaaaatcggATATACTCTTTTACCGTTTGGATATGGAagttaaaaaaagagaagcTGAACTGCAGTCAATTTTCGATGAAGAAATTCATATGAAAGAAGTTGTTAATATTCTAAATATGAGCATAGCAGATGCCAATACAGATCTAGAAGTATTGCAAAATGAACATAAGCGCCTTACACAAGCATGGAGTGAGGTTATTATAGCAATTCAACTAAGGgacaaaatattatttcaagTAAAAGATACTATAAGGTTAGAAATTGcgaattaattttgttttcaagtgtttattcaaaatttgtttaatcATCAGAAAGTACAGAGAGTCAATAAAGCTAAAAGTAACTGGTATTGAAGCTATAAAGAAACAAATTGGAAAGGAAAtggaattaaataaaaaattggaCTCCTTCAAACAACGCTTAGCCGACGATACCAACTCTTTGCGCCGTGACTGTAAGTACAACCATTAATTTCACAGGCCAACAACACATTTGCTTTCACTTAGTAATTTCCTCTTCCTCTGCGCGAGGTGGCTACTACATAtccaagaaataaaaaatggcgtTGTGCGTTCGATTTTTATGCCTTTGCAGAGGGTGTAGaggcagtgaaggagacatctccgaccctaggatcacctcctgagtcgatgtaAGCATTTCcctctgtctgtcggtttctacgcaaactagtctcccagttttaaagctattaaTTTTGAACCCGTTTCCTTTTGCTTGCAGGCAgttataagtcggaacgactatatcctatagctgtcatataactgattgattgaaAAGGCcataactattttttaagttagaaagatggtacttggtacagattccattttgagcAAAGTTATCCGATttgaaatttcataagaatcagCCGATTGTACCTTATAGCtatcatataactgaacgatcgcaATTGGCATAACTGGTTTTtcaagctagaatgatgggatttTTTAGggatccgatctgccaaatttcataaagatcggccgactataccttatcatataaaaaaacctcttgacgaggtaaagtaccggtgacgaacctgcatgcaaaacccaaaatatctgatatcaattttagtgacgaaaatatgctatataggtgtacaaaattgcatataaaaaatattcttgttcggcacgtgactgattttttttgtttttcttgcacgtgccgaacaagaatattttttatatcttgttccatctttctaacttaaaaaacaccaaagttatgccaattccgctcgttctatgacagctataggatatagtcggccgatccttatgaaattttgtacataagatattttggtcaaacatgtgtggaaagtcccaaccctctaacttaaaaacctctaacttaaaatcagttatatggcagctaaaggatatagtcgaccgatcccggccgttccgacttatatacctgcaaggaaaaaaaggatgtgtccaaagtttcaactcgatagctccaaaactgagagactagtttgcgtagaaaccgacagacagacagacagacggacagacggacatgctcatatcgactcaggaggtgatcctgatcaagaatatatatactttatagggtcggagatgtctccttcactgcgttgcacacttttgaccaaaattataataccctctgcaagggtataaaaaacaagaaaggaaagctaacttcaagcggagccgaagttgatatacccttgcagttaagcagaagcttatgttattatcactgtggacggaagtccacgaggtgacgacctgcatgcctaggcgtgcgcgaggaaactctatttatagccgaagaattaaaaattttctctaggcaaccgatctaaatgaatgatataccaatcgaaaggtattgtttcaattagataatttttgtcgaaacatattccaaaagttatttgatttgggagaaattagggtgaaagtaaaaaaattttttatcactaaagtggggctggtggacacattttagtccccagataaaatatttttatatattcgcattctagagctaaatacgcgtcgattggtacctcaatcggcccgatccgacatttcattcagaagatattcgaaaaattcgattttttcttcttcttcaaaatgaagccagttgtcggtttgtcggtttgtctgtttgcactatttttatcttaaaaatcctgaaaaaaatttgaaaatgtttgttactatcatatgagcaactattgttctacaactttttgaaataccttaagcttacgtcaaaaaattaaaaaaactttgttaatgaaaaaattcataactttataattaagaaagatattaaaaagagctttacaccgttgaaatggttttttaaatatcaatttcacgttctttgagaccaaacgtctatatagtacacaaaaaaaaatacactgaaaataaactttttttttaagaaaaaaaattatttttcaaaatttggtcgactgatcctttttatattgcacgtggagatagcttttgagatgacgcaacttttgatatatcgctcatatctggcaaaatccgttaactcaagatatagtcctgtaagtgcagctacccattttgtacagcctcctgtgaagcttgcatttacttatacatgtgtatttgtatttgtttgcaactttgctttttggagtctgcatatatttggtcaataccctacaaaatatggagtatatcttttcagattttagtttatttaaaaataaaatccaaataaaaaagggcttaaaaagtaaaacgtaaacattgattCAACTTGGTCTCGAACCCAGgacctccgtgttaggaaccacgacgctctccactcggctaacctcgaactttgttgcttgatggcaacttttgttgtaattctgctttgtgtttcagtgtctcatgtcttaatgagaagactcagaagattggtacttcaaccgacccggtccgacatttctttcagaagttattcaagaaattcgattttaacagttttttcaaaatgaagccagtgtgtctgtttgtctgtatttttttcttggcaatcctgaataaaattggagatttttgttattgtcatatgagcaattattgttctacagcttattgaaaaagctgtaaaaatctaatttcttgaataacttctaaaAGAATTGTCgaacgggtcggttgaggtaccaatcttgaggtcccaaagaaaaacaagaaaggaaagctaacttcgggcgaagccgaagttgatatacccttgcagttgtgccatttccgatcgttcagttatatggcggctattagatatagttggccgatccctatgaaatttggccaataagattattttgcccaaaatggaatctgtaccaagtcccatctttctaacttaaaaaacaccaaagttatgccaattctgatcgttctatgacagctattggatatagtcggcccatccttatgaaattttgtacataaaatattttcaaatatttcaaaaataaaatccaaataaaaaagggcttaaaaactaaaacataaactttgactcaactaggattagaactcaggccctcccgtgttagaaaccacaacgctcttGAAAatttgcttgatggcaaattttgatgtaattctgctttatgtttcagtgtctcatgtcttaatgagaagaatgcaaaattttattagtagaacgctttatatgcatatgcccccactgagcatataatgcatataaataaatgcagccaccaccgttttgggccaaatcatggattaaaagctaaaaaaaaccaggcaaaccaactccgccaatacttttctaatatttattattttatatcgcacacccaaaataaattgttacattcaacaattggtttaactagaaaaactggaaaaacgaaatttccagttttttttaattttttatctttgcgcatttatt
Coding sequences:
- the LOC26515443 gene encoding coiled-coil domain-containing protein 40, giving the protein MSDSDDMDSCDFAHISDADAGTAPEPEQLALLPPNHPLLRKFQQSLKEHLLRTKYELENEIAEIKYQVKLKEQRREEQGLALYDMQQKMGFQEEQIKDISAVIEKHIQNRQVEESIVTTLKKEYDEKIKLAKCFKTMYQERMAELEHLQSLGSNIKKWAFDVEDEVKNAKRIVSRDSQLQNQLSQEKRKSDILFYRLDMEVKKREAELQSIFDEEIHMKEVVNILNMSIADANTDLEVLQNEHKRLTQAWSEVIIAIQLRDKILFQVKDTIRKYRESIKLKVTGIEAIKKQIGKEMELNKKLDSFKQRLADDTNSLRRDCKYNH